One genomic segment of Gossypium arboreum isolate Shixiya-1 chromosome 3, ASM2569848v2, whole genome shotgun sequence includes these proteins:
- the LOC108474485 gene encoding bidirectional sugar transporter SWEET1: protein MEVLHFVFGVFGNATALFLFLSPTITFKRIIRSKSTEQFSGIPYVMTLLNCLLSAWYGLPFVSKNNILVSTINGTGAAIESIYVLIFIIYAPKKEKAKIFGLFTFVLTVFTAVALISLFALHGNGRKLFCGLAATIFSIIMYASPLSIMRLVIKSKSVEFMPFFLSLFVFLCGTSWFIYGLLGRDAFVAVPNGFGCGLGTMQLILYFIYRNNKGSQEIKKPSGNGTSIEIGEKKPHQDKQHPNGKVPQDEQV from the exons ATGGAGGTTTTGCATTTCGTGTTTGGTGTTTTTG GAAATGCCACTGCTTTGTTCCTCTTCTTGTCGCCGAC GATTACATTTAAGAGGATCATTAGAAGTAAGTCCACGGAGCAATTCTCTGGAATTCCCTATGTCATGACCTTGCTCAACTGTCTCCTCTCTGCCTG GTATGGCCTTCCCTTTGTATCTAAAAACAACATCTTGGTATCAACAATCAATGGGACTGGTGCAGCAATTGAGTCCATTTATGTATTGATCTTCATCATCTATGCCCCAAAGAAAGAGAAGGCTAAAATATTTGGGCTTTTCACTTTTGTTCTCACTGTTTTCACGGCTGTGGCACTCATCTCCCTCTTTGCCCTCCATGGAAATGGCAGAAAGCTCTTTTGTGGCCTTGCTGCCACCATTTTCTCCATCATTATGTATGCTTCTCCACTTTCAATCATG AGGCTGGTGATCAAGAGCAAGAGTGTTGAGTTCATGCCATTTTTCTTGTCACTATTTGTGTTCCTCTGTGGTACTTCATGGTTTATCTATGGTCTCCTTGGTCGTGATGCTTTTGTTGCT GTCCCCAATGGGTTTGGGTGTGGGCTAGGGACCATGCAACTCATCCTTTACTTCATCTACCGCAACAACAAGGGGTCTCAGGAAATTAAGAAGCCAAGTGGTAATGGAACAAGCATTGAGATAGGTGAGAAGAAACCCCACCAAGACAAGCAGCACCCCAATGGCAAAGTCCCTCAAGATGAACAAGTTTAA